The DNA window TGCAGGCCTTCAGCGTCAAGAAGGGCTGCTATCCGGGCCAGGAAATCGTCGCCCGCACCCATTTTCTCGGCAAGGCCAAGCGCGGCCTGGTCCTGTTCGGCGGCGACGCGGCGATCGCCGACGGCGCCGAAGTGCGCTGCCGCGACGCCGTGCTGGGCACGGTCGTGGCCAGCGCCGACGCCGGCGACGCGCATCTGGCGCTGGCGGTGCTGCCGCTGGAGCGCGAACCGCAGCCGGCCACGATCGACGGCCAGGCGGTGAGCGAACAACCGCTGCTCGACGGCCTGGAGCGCTGAGGCGCCGTTTCCGCAGGAGCGGCGCAAGCCGCGCCCCACTGCAACGGCGCGAGCATCGCAGGCGCCGAAGCCCGCGCCACCGGGTCTGCGCGTCCGATTCGCCCGCACGCGCGGGCCCTCGCGACGGGCCGCCGCCGGGGTCGATGGCGACAGCGCCGGTTTCTCTGCGCGTCCCGGTCGCGGCTTACGCCGCTGCTGCGGAAGTTGTCGCTTCGCGCTGCGCGCGCCAGTGCGCATGCCAGGCCTGGAACATCAGCACGTTCCACAAATGGGTATGCCAGCGCCGCTCCCCGGCCTGGAACTGCCGCCACAGGCCGTGCACCAGGTCGGCGTCGAGATAGCCTTCGCGGCGCAGCCGTGCAGGATCGAGCAACTCCTCGGCCCAGCCGCGCAGATCGCCGCGCAGCCACTGGGTGACCGGCGCGCCGAAGCCGCGCTTTTCGCGGTCGACCATGGCATCGGGCAGATAACGCTTGAGCACTCGCTTGAGCAGGCGCTTGCTGCCGCCGTCGCGCTTGTAGGCCAGGGGCAGCGACCAGGCGAATTCGGCCACCCGGGTATCGAGCAGCGGCGCACGCGCTTCCAGGCTCACCGCCATGCTGGCACGGTCGACCTTGCACAGCAGATCGTCGGGCAGATAGACCGCGTAATCGGCCAGCATCATCGCATCCCCCGGCGTGCCCAGGCCGTCCAGCGGCTCGGCCTGGTCGTACAGGGTCGGCGGCAGCGCCGCGCCCGGCACCGCCGCCTGCGGGAAGCGCCAGCGCACGATGCGGTTGCGGTAGACGTCGCCGATGCCGCGCGCGCCCATTTCGGCCGCGAACGCGGCGAAGCCGCCGGCGCGCGAGGTCTCGCCGTGGCCGCGCGCGCTCGCCGCCAGCCAGCGCCGCAACGGCGCCGGCACCCGGCGCAGCAGGCGCAGATTGCGCAGCGCACGCTCGTAGCGGGTATAGCCGAAGAACAATTCGTCGCCGCCGTCGCCGGACAAGGCCACGGTGACCTGGCTGCGCGCCAGCCGGCTGACCAGCGCGGTCGGCACCTGCGAGGCGTCGGCGAAGGGCTCATCGAACATCGCCGGCAATTGCGGCACCACCGCCAACGCGTCGGCGCCGCTGACGTAGAGCTCGGTGTGGTCGGTGCCCAGGTGCCGCGCGACCTCCAGCGCCAGCGGCGCCTCGTCGTGGTGCGAGCCCTGGAAGCCGATGGTGAAGCTGCGCACCGGCTTGGCGCTGAGCGTCTGCATCAGCGAGGTCACCACCGACGAATCGGTGCCGCCGGACAGGAACACGCCGACCGGCACGTCGGCGACCATGCGCAGGCCCACCGCGTCGCGCAGCAATTCGTCCAGGCGCTCTTCGGCGCCGTCGATGTCGCCGTCGAACGGGGCGCGGATCGCCGCGGCCATGCGTTCGCGCGCATCCCAGTACCGTCGCTGGTCGCGGTGCGGATCGTGCCCGGTCGCGCCGCGCGCCACCGCTTCCGCGTCCAGCCGCAGCAGCGCGCCCGGCATCAGCTTGAACGTGTCCCGATGGATCGAATACGGCGAGGGCACGTAGTCGTAGCGCAGCAGCAGGGCCAGCGCATCGCGATCGACG is part of the Lysobacter firmicutimachus genome and encodes:
- the asnB gene encoding asparagine synthase (glutamine-hydrolyzing), whose amino-acid sequence is MCGLAGMWQASARRPEDALRRLAAAMGEALAHRGPDDDGVWADAAHGIALAHRRLSILDLSPLGRQPMASADGRYVIAYNGEVYNFAELREELLERGHAFRGHSDTEVLLAAVAEWGVEAAIARCNGMFAIALWDRERRELWLARDRVGKKPLYYGWAGETLVFGSELKALWRHPDFDNGVDRDALALLLRYDYVPSPYSIHRDTFKLMPGALLRLDAEAVARGATGHDPHRDQRRYWDARERMAAAIRAPFDGDIDGAEERLDELLRDAVGLRMVADVPVGVFLSGGTDSSVVTSLMQTLSAKPVRSFTIGFQGSHHDEAPLALEVARHLGTDHTELYVSGADALAVVPQLPAMFDEPFADASQVPTALVSRLARSQVTVALSGDGGDELFFGYTRYERALRNLRLLRRVPAPLRRWLAASARGHGETSRAGGFAAFAAEMGARGIGDVYRNRIVRWRFPQAAVPGAALPPTLYDQAEPLDGLGTPGDAMMLADYAVYLPDDLLCKVDRASMAVSLEARAPLLDTRVAEFAWSLPLAYKRDGGSKRLLKRVLKRYLPDAMVDREKRGFGAPVTQWLRGDLRGWAEELLDPARLRREGYLDADLVHGLWRQFQAGERRWHTHLWNVLMFQAWHAHWRAQREATTSAAAA